In Corynebacterium frankenforstense DSM 45800, the DNA window ACGAGGGGTGGATGTTGCCCATCCGGCGCGGCTCCACCCCGCCGGCGACCACCGCGCCGGCCGCGTTGACCAGCCCGGAGAGCGCCGAGGACTGCAGGTTCAGCGCGATGTGCTGGCCCTTCCCGGAGATCTCGCGCTCGCGCAGCGCCGCGAGGACCCCCACCGCGGCGTGCAGCCCGGTGATCACGTCGAAGATCGCCACGCCCGCCTTCTGCGGCGGGCCGTCGGCCGCGCCCGTGACCGTCATCAGTCCACTGGTCGCCTGCACCAGCATGTCGTAGCCGGGCAGGCCCGCCCCGCCGGCGGTGCCGAAACCGGTGATCGAGGCGTGCACCAGGTGGGGCCACCGCTCGGCGACCGACTCCGGGTCCAGACCGAACTTGACCAGCCCGCCGGGCTTGAAGTTCTCGATGAACACGTCCGCCGCGCCCACCAGCCGGTGCGCCGTGGCGAGATCCTCCGGGTCCTTGAGGTTCAGCGCGATGGAGCGCTTGTTGCGGTTGACGCTCAGGTAGTAGGTGCTCACCCCGTCGCGCACCGGCGGGCGCCACTCGCGGGTGTCGTCGCCGCCGGGTGACTCGACCTTGACGACGGTCGCGCCCAGGTCCGCCAGCAGCATCGTCGCGTACGGCCCGGCGAGCACCCGGGAGAAGTCGGCGACGACCAGCCCGGCGAGCGGCCCGCTCGGTGCGGTCCTGTCTTCCTCGGCTCCGGTGTCGTGCGGCGGTCGGGTCATCGTCTCTCCTCGTCGTCGGGTCGTCGGGGTCGGGCCTCAGGCGCGCCGGGCCCTGGGCTCCGGCACCGGCGCCGCTGCCCGACACCCGGGCCGTTGCCGGTACCGGCACCGTCGCCGGCGCGGTGACCGTTTCGGGTACCGGCGCCATCTCCGGCACCTGGGGTGGTGAGGTGGACACTAAACACATGCAAAAGGTGACGTACGGCATACGGTCGGATAAGTTGGTTCCGCATTCGGTATCAATACGACCTGCGACCGCAATCCACCAGTTCACGGTCGACCCGCGACCGCAATCTCCCTGTTCACGGTCCACCCGTCCGCGAACGACCAGACCGACAGACGACCAGACCGACGACCGGAAGGAGCCCGCCGTGGAGGTTCGCGAGGCACAGGCCTTCCTCGTCCTCGCCGAGGAACTGCACTTCGGCCACGCCGCCAAGCGCCTGCACATGGCGCAGCCGCCCCTGTCCCGCATGATCAAGCAGCTCGAGACCACCCTCGGCGCCGAGCTCTTCGCCCGCTCCACCCGGCATGTCGCCCTGACCCCCGCCGGGTCCGCGCTCGTCGACCCCGCCCGCGAGCTCGTGGCCGCCGCCGACCGCGCCGAGCAGGCCGTGCGCGACGCCGCGTCCGGGCGCACCGGGCGCATCGCCGTCGGCTTCTCCGGCACCTCCTTCCAGCGCGGGGTGGGGACACTGGCCCGCGAGCTGGCGCGCACCCACCCCGGCATCGAGCTCAACCTGCACTCCGGCCGCCTCTCGCCCGAGGGCATCGGCCAGGTCACCGAGGGCACCCTCGACGCCACCTTCGGCCGCTGGGACACCTGGCCCACCGAGATCGACTCGCTGGTCGTCGCCCGTGAGGAACTCCTCGTCGCCCTTCCCGACGACCACCGCCTCGCCGGTCAGGACGACATCGACTTCGCCGAGCTGGCCGCCGAGAACTGGATCGTGCTGCCTGGCGGGCTCTCCGCCGGCCTGCAGAACCGCCTGAACTACCAGGCCCGCTCCGCCGGGTTCACCGCCCAGGTCGGCCAGGTCGCCCCCGACTCGATGACGCAGTTCCTCTTCGTCGGCGCGGGCATGGGCGTGGCGCTGACCCTCGACTCCATCCGCGAGAACCTCACCGCCCACGGGGTCTCCTTCTCCCGCCTGCCCGGCCGGCCCACCCTCGACCTGCGCCTGGTGTGGCGCCGCGACAACCGCAGCCAGGCGCTGAAGGTCTTCGTCGACCTCGCCCGCGAGCTCTACGCATCGCCCACGGCGCATTGATACCGCGGTCGCAACAACCGGGACGTCGTTAAGCAAAACCTGCACGCCGCGGGCCCGGGCACGCCAAGATGACATGCGCCGACCTGAAACCGACCGCCCCGCCGCGGGCGCAGCCGAGAGGGAGACCGACATGCCGAGCGTGACCGACCTGATGGACATCGAATCCGAGTTCAGCGCCGAGGAGCTGGAGGTGCGCGACCGCGTCGCCGACTTCGTCGACCGGCGCGTGCGCCCCAACATCGGCGCCTGGTTCGACGCCGCCCACCTGCCCGTCGAACTCGTCCCCGAGATGGCCGAGCTCGGCCTGTTCGGCATGCACCTGAAGGGCCACGGCTGCCCCGGGCGCAGCGCCGTCGAGTACGGCATCGCCATGCAGGAGATGGAGGCCGGCGACTCGGGGCTGCGCACGGTGATCTCCGTGCAGGGCTCGCTCGCGATGAGCGCGATCTCCAAGCACGGCTCCGAGGCGCAGAAGGAGAAGTGGCTGCCCGGCATGGCCGCCGGTGAGCTCCTCGGCTGCTTCGGCCTGACCGAGCCCGAGGCCGGGTCCGACCCCGCCGGGATGACCACGCGCGCCCGCTTCGAGGGCGGGCGCTGGATCATCGACGGCGCCAAGCGCTGGATCGGGCTGGCAAGCATCGCCGATCTCGCGATCATCTGGGCGAAGGTGGACAACGAGTCCGCCCGTGCCGCCGGGGTGCTCGACGAGTCCCGGCTCAAGGAGGGAGTGACCGAGCAGGTGCGCGGGTTCATCGTGCCGACCGGCTCGGCGGGCTTCACCGCCACCCCGATCGAGTCGAAGCTGTCCATGCGCGCCTCGCTGCAGTGCGACATCGAGCTGCGCGGCGTGGAGCTCGACGCGGAGGCGATCCTGCCGGAGAACCCCGGCATGCGCGGGCCGTTCCTCTGCCTCAACGAGGCCCGCTACGGCATCGCCTGGGGCGCGATGGGTGCCGCGCGCGACTCGATCGAGGCCGCGCTGGACTACGCCGGTGAGCGCCGGCAGTTCGACACCCCGCTGGCCGGCTTCCAGCTGACCCAGAAGAAGCTGGTCGACATGACCGTGGCGCTCAACCAGGGCCAGCTGCTCGCGCTGCGCCTGGGCCGGGCCAAGGACGCCGGCACGCTCGAGCCGCACATGATCTCCGCGGCGAAGCTGGCCAACTGCCGCACCGCCATCGAGATCGCCCGCGAGGCGCGCACCGTCTTCGGCGGCAACGGCATCACCACCGAGCACTCGCCGCTGCGGCACGCGGTCAACCTGGAGTCCGTGCGCACCTACGAGGGCACCGACGAGGTGCACACGCTCATCCTCGGCCGGAAGCTGACGGGGCTCGGCGCGTTCGCGTGAGGGGGCGGGTCAGAGGCTAGACCAGCCCAGCAGGAGCTTGGCCACCCGCTTGATGTCTTCCTGGCGTGGGGCCGCCTTCGATCCGACGATCTCCTGGATCAGGTCGATCATCGCCTGCTTCGGTGCGGTCACGACCACGCCCCGGCTCTCAAGGTAGGCCAGAGCGACGCTGAGGGATGTGCGTTTGTTTCCG includes these proteins:
- a CDS encoding CaiB/BaiF CoA transferase family protein, whose protein sequence is MTRPPHDTGAEEDRTAPSGPLAGLVVADFSRVLAGPYATMLLADLGATVVKVESPGGDDTREWRPPVRDGVSTYYLSVNRNKRSIALNLKDPEDLATAHRLVGAADVFIENFKPGGLVKFGLDPESVAERWPHLVHASITGFGTAGGAGLPGYDMLVQATSGLMTVTGAADGPPQKAGVAIFDVITGLHAAVGVLAALREREISGKGQHIALNLQSSALSGLVNAAGAVVAGGVEPRRMGNIHPSLFPYGPFAAADREVVITCGNDAQFGRLVAALGAPGLATDERFATMEQRNTHRGELQALLEERLAAGTADEWTQRLREVGVPAAPIMSIGEGVAFAEELGLDPVADAGGVPTVADPMGFSRTPVDYRLAPPGVDEHRAEILAWLEDREPTTAGASTGAQPSEEPARPR
- a CDS encoding LysR substrate-binding domain-containing protein; translation: MEVREAQAFLVLAEELHFGHAAKRLHMAQPPLSRMIKQLETTLGAELFARSTRHVALTPAGSALVDPARELVAAADRAEQAVRDAASGRTGRIAVGFSGTSFQRGVGTLARELARTHPGIELNLHSGRLSPEGIGQVTEGTLDATFGRWDTWPTEIDSLVVAREELLVALPDDHRLAGQDDIDFAELAAENWIVLPGGLSAGLQNRLNYQARSAGFTAQVGQVAPDSMTQFLFVGAGMGVALTLDSIRENLTAHGVSFSRLPGRPTLDLRLVWRRDNRSQALKVFVDLARELYASPTAH
- a CDS encoding acyl-CoA dehydrogenase family protein, with translation MPSVTDLMDIESEFSAEELEVRDRVADFVDRRVRPNIGAWFDAAHLPVELVPEMAELGLFGMHLKGHGCPGRSAVEYGIAMQEMEAGDSGLRTVISVQGSLAMSAISKHGSEAQKEKWLPGMAAGELLGCFGLTEPEAGSDPAGMTTRARFEGGRWIIDGAKRWIGLASIADLAIIWAKVDNESARAAGVLDESRLKEGVTEQVRGFIVPTGSAGFTATPIESKLSMRASLQCDIELRGVELDAEAILPENPGMRGPFLCLNEARYGIAWGAMGAARDSIEAALDYAGERRQFDTPLAGFQLTQKKLVDMTVALNQGQLLALRLGRAKDAGTLEPHMISAAKLANCRTAIEIAREARTVFGGNGITTEHSPLRHAVNLESVRTYEGTDEVHTLILGRKLTGLGAFA